The genome window TGTATAACATCCGATATCCGAAAACACTCTACCCGATCCGTAATCTGCCATAACTTCATTCAAAGCAATAAACACATCTGTGTGTCCGCAACCGGGGCATAATGACGGCGGACGATTTTGTAAGACATCAGGCTTGCTTACAATAATTGGTTCTTCCAATCCAAGAGCAACAGCCACAAAATTAGGGTTAAGTTCTCCGTCTCTTGGTAAATCTCCGGTTAAACGACCTTTTATTTTTTTATCTCCGAGTACACCTGTCAGTTTATTTTCAATAAACGGATAACCGTCTTCCAAAATTAAAATCTTATCACATTCTTCATAAATCTTTCTTACAGAATCGGAGGGTAAAGGATATTGACCAATTTTTAAAACAGGGTAGGGAACATTTCTGTCTTCATAATTCTCAATTAAATAATTAAAAGAAATTCCGGCAGCAATAATACCGAGAGATTTGTCTTTGCCTTCAAAATATTGATTATAAGAAGATTGTTCGGAAGAGTTCTCAAAATGAACTTGATTGCCGATTAATGTTTTGTAATTTTTTCTTGCAATTGCCGGTAATAAAACAAATTGTTTTAAATCACTCGGAAGAGAATTTTTATTTTCGTCAATTTGAGCTTTCCTTGTTATTGAAGCTCTTGAATGAGCTAAACGAGTTGTAATCCTAACCATTATTGGGGTATTAAATTTTTCAGATAATTCAAAACCTCCGTATATCATGTCATAAGCTTCTTGCTGATTTGACGGTTCTAAAATAGGAATCAAAGCAAAATCGGCAAAATAACGTGAATCTTGCTCATTTTGAGATGAATGCATAGACGGGTCATCAGCAACAACAATCAACATTCCTCCGTTTACACCTGTAATTGCTGAATTCATAAAAGCATCAGCAGCAACATTCAGTCCTACATGTTTCATACAAACCATAGAACGTTTGCCGGCATAAGACATACCTATTGCGGATTCCATGGCTGTTTTTTCATTAGTTGACCATTCACTGTGAATATTCTTTTCTTTTGCCGTTTTATTTCTTTGAATATATTCGGTTATTTCTGTTGAAGGTGTTCCGGGATATGCATAAACACCGGACATGCCTCCGTCAATTGCAGCTTGTGCAATTGCTTCGTCTCCCAATAAAAGTAGTTTATTCATTATATAATGTTTTTATATATTTTATGTAATTTCGCAAATTTAATAAATTAAGTTGTAATTACAGAATGTTTAATAAGGAGTAAAATATCATGGCCGAAAAAATTTTGTTTAACGAATTAGGAATCATAAGATATGAGGAAGCTTACAGAATCCAGAACCTTATTTTTAATAAAAAAATATCAAATAAAAATAACGAAATTAAAAATAATTTAGAAGTTTTAATTTGTGAACATCCACATGTTTATACAATAGGTAAAAGCGGAAATGAAAATAATTTATTAATTGATGATGCTTTTTTAAGAAAAGTTGATGCAACTTATTTTAAAACAGACAGAGGCGGAGATATTACCTATCACGGTCCCGGACAATTAGTTGTATATCCTGTTATTGATCTTGATGATTGCCAAATTGGAATCAAAGAATATATTTACAGGCTTGAATATTTAATTATTGATGTATTGAAAGAATACGGCTTGACCGGAGAGTTGAGTAAAGGGAATATTGGTGTTTGGTTGGATGTCGGCAAACAAAATGAAAGGAAGCTGTGTTCAATAGGTGTAAAGGTTAGCAGAGGAGTAACAATGCACGGTTTAGCTTTGAATGTTAATACAGATCTTTCATATTTTAATCATATTAACCCTTGCGGTTATATTAATAAAGGTGTAACGTCAATAAAAAATGAACTTGGTAAAGAAACTGATCTAAATGAAGTAGTCGGTTTAATAAAAAAAGGATTTAATAAATTATTTTAAATAATGCCTGAACGAAAACTCAATATTTTAGAGTGCTTAGTCAGAAAGCGTCAAGTTCGAGGCTTGCGAAGTGCAGAAAATTAGGAGTTTACTATTGTAAATGACTGATTTTCTGCACAAGCATAACGAAGAAATTGACGCTTTCTGTCAAGCACTAAATAGCTTGCAATATAAAAATAGCAGGACGTTTATTGATTTGCGGAACACTCTTTTTCCACTCTGCAATTGTTTTTGTTTTAATAAATTCAGTATCTAAAGTTATATCTGCAGCAATACAAAGTAATGTATTCTTTCGGCAAGAATTCAGAATATCTTCTGTCATCTTCATATTTCTGTATGGCGTTTCCATAAAAATTTGAGATTGATTTTCAGTTTTTGAACGATTTTCCAAAAACTGAATTTTCTTAATTTTTTCATTTTGCTTAACAGGTAAATAACCGTTAAAAGCAAAATTTTGACCGTTTAGTCCCGAAGAAATAAGAGCAAGCAAAATTGAAGAAGGACCCACCAAAGGAATAACTTGAATGCCTTTCCTGTGTGCAATTTTTACAATATCTGCACCCGGATCTGCTATGCCCGGATTGCCTGCTTCGGAAATGATGCCGATATCATTACCTGAAAGTGTCGGTTGAATAAAACTTGTAAGTTCATTTGCATTTGTATGTTTATTCAGCTCAAAAAATGTTATATCGTCAATTACTTTTGTTGCAGAAAGTTTTCGAATATAACGTCTTGCAGCTCTGATGTTTTCAACGATGAAAAAGTTAATTTCTTCAACAATTTGTTTCACATTATCCGGGATTACTGATTTTATATCAGATTCTCCCAATGTTGTCGGTATTAAGAATATCTTGCCTTTCATTTACATTAATGCAATTTTTTTTGAATAAGAATTTGTACTCGTTTTAATGTTAACAATATATAAACCAATATGCGCCGTTACATTTTCAATTATGATTAAATTCCTGATATAATCTGTTTCAACAGTTTTAATTTCTTGTTGTGAAAACACCTTATTATAAATTACTTTGCCTGAAATATCTGATATTGTAACCACAGCATCATTTTCAATAATATCATTGATTTCAATATAAAAATAATTCCTTGCCGGATTCGGGTATATTTGAATGTTGCTTGTCATAACAGTATCATAATTACCGGCTGAAGTTCCCGATACCATAAGATCATCAATATTCCAACCGCAGTATTGTTCAGCATGATTTGTAGGCCCTGTTATAAAACGGATGAGGATTTTATTACCGTCGGCAATATCGGATATGTCAAATTCTTGTTTCATCCAGATTGTATCAGTAATCTGAATGCTTGAATTTGTCCAAATGGTCTTTGAAGAATCTGTTGCATTAATCTCAATTGAAACATTATCGAATTTGTCACTGTCAATACCGATATAGCGGTAAAAAGAAAGCATGGTATTTTCAAAATTAGTGCAATCTATTACCGGAGATTGTGCATATTCTTCATTAAATCCGATATTATTTTCATAATCACCCGGATGCTGACCTAAACCGGTAAGATCGGTTCCTAATATATTAACTCCCGAATAGGCGAATGTCGGGTCAGGATAAGATGTTCCGCCACCTAATCCCATTGGTTCATCAATTTGGAACTCGCCTGTGAGATACCATGAGTTACCGGTTTCAAAATCATCTTCAAATATTGTATCATATATATAAAAAGATTTTCTTAAAGTATCATTGTAATTACAATCATCTTCTGTTCCGTTAGGATTTTCTATATAAACCATTATTGAATGTTCCCCGTTTAATAGATTAACTTCATTAAAAGAAATATCTTCAATCTCACCTGTTTTAAGACATCCTGCCCAATTTTTTATTTGTAAAGTATTATTATCAATACTGTAATTGATTGTTAATGAGTTTAAATCATTGTTTCCTCTGTTCCTTATTTTAAATATGGGTGTTATAGTATTAATATCAAAATAATAATCTTCCGGACTAATTATTTCTAAAATTTGAGTATCATTATCATACCCCGGGACATTAGGGTCATAACCCGACAGTTTTGTTACACCGTAGTTTACAGGATCTAACCAATTTTTTAATCTTGTTTCGGGAGTAGTTCCCATATCCCAAGAATATGAAAATTTACCGTACCAATCCGGTTCATCAAGATTGCTGCAAGATGCATAACCGCCGTGAAGTTGGCCTATAATTCTGTGGTTTTCATCAAACAAAGGTGACCCTGAAGAACCGTTTTCAGTTGTTGTATTTCGGTCCCAAATAACTTTCCAATGAGAATCCGGCGGATTACTGTATCCTAAATAATAATCGGAAACAGTAGGATCATCATCATAAGATATTTTTTTAATGTCTCCTTTCGGATGATGAATACAGACCGAAGAATCTGACGGGGAATCATCAGCATTCCATCCGGAATAATAAACTTCATAATCATAAGGCGGTTCATCATTCATTTCAAATAAACAAAAATCAGATTCGCTGTATCTTGCAATAAGTTGTGCACCTGAAAGGTCATCATGTTCGGGGGGAACAATCGGATTATCACATGTTTCGCTTTCCCAATTGAACATAAATACCATATCTGAAGGATCTCTGTAGCAATGATCAGCTGTTAATATATAAGGTGTGCCGTCTTTAAGGGTATTATTGATCAAAGCACCAGAACAAAAACCGGATCCTCCTGTAACCAACATACATGCAGAGCGAATCTCATTGCTCCAAGTTCCGTCATCGCAGGCAACATTCATATTACAATCGCCCGAATGTCCGAAACCTTTATCATAATTACTTATGCTGCGAAAACCGTGCGTGATTCTGTCAATAACTAATTCTGCATGAAAATTTGCATCATCGGGTTCAAAATATTCAATGGTAATTTTGTCTCCTCTGATCAATCCCGTTGCAAATATCTTGTTTTTTTGATTGTTTTGAGATGTAAAACCGCCGATAATATCTGTCTTATCTTCATTATAAATGTATAATACAGCGTTTTTAGGTAATTTATATTTGCTGAATCTTAAATTAATTGTCAATGCATATTCAGAATGTATTGTTAAACGATATAGTTTGCCTGAAGAAATATTATTAACAGCAGATTGTCTCATCAAATCAATGTTTACATCAATATTCTTCCCGAATTGCCATGGTTGATCTTTAGTTTCGTTTAGTTCTGCTTCAAGAAGTAATTGTTCGTTATTAAGTTTAGGTAAAGAAAAAACAGGTATATTTTGTTTTATCAAAGTTTTGTATTTTTTCTCAAAGCCGATTGGAGTACCGCCAATATTAATTTGGGCAGTAAGATAATTTTGTCCTGTAAAAGTAAGAATAATTATAAGTATTATTTCCTTTAGATTTTTTTTCATTTAATAAATTATTAAATTTTTATTTTGCTTCTAGTTTGTTATGAATTTCAAAATTAATAATTTAGCACAATATTTAAATAATAAACGAAAAAAAATTTGAAAATAACATTTCTCGGGACAGGAACTTCACAGGGTGTTCCCTTAATCGGTTGCACATGTGAAGTTTGTAAATCAAACGACAGCAAAGATAAACGATTAAGAAGTTCTGTTTTGATCTGTGTTAACGGAAAAAACATAATAATTGATGCCGGACCGGATTTCAGACAACAAATGCTCAGAGAAAATATTACGCAATTAGATGCAATACTTCTTACACATGAACACAAAGATCATATTGGGGGGTTGGATGATGTGAGAGCATTTAATTATATTCAAAAAAAACCAATGGATATTTATGCCGAAACACGTGTTATAGATTTATTGCAATCGCGTGATTTTGCTTATGTTGTTGAAAGAAAAGATTATCCGGGTATTCCGAAAATGGAGTTTCATTCAATAACGGAAAAATCGTTTAATATTAATGGTATTACAATTATACCTGTTAGAGGTTTGCACATGTTACTTCCCGTTCTCGGCTTCAGAATAAATAAATTTGCTTATATAACTGATATGAATTATATTAGTCCGGAAGAAAGAAACAAGTTAAAAGGTTTGGACGTGTTAGTTATCAATGCATTAAGGAAGAAAAAACATGTTTCTCATTTCAATTTGGAAGAAGCATTGGAAGTTATTGAAGACGTGAAACCAAATAAGGCATATTTGACACATATCAGCCATAAATTAGGATTTTATGAAACTTTTAAAAATGAATTACCTGAAAATGTTTTTCCTGCTTATGACGGTTTACAGGATTTAATTATTTAAAAACAATATTATGAAAAAACTTATTATTATTATTTTAATACTTGGAGTTGTTGGTGCAACAGGCTACTACGGTTTTGAATGGTATAAAGGACAGCAAGAAAAACAAATTGCTAAACTCGAAGATAAAGCAGAATTTTTAAAAGCAGAAACAATTCCTTTGAGATTTAAAGTTCTGGAAAAAGACAGTTCGCAAATTACATTTGCATTCAAGTTTTATGATCAAGACGGAACAGAATTTAATCTTGATACAATTAGTTTAGCAGGACAAGAAATATCTTTTGATTTTTATATTGTACCGATTAAGGATGATTTGAAAATTGCCTTTCCGTACAAGATATTTACTAACAAGATACCTGCAAAAGACGGTAAGTTATTATTTAACTATTATGATGATGAAGGATTTCCGCAAGTTTTCAGTTCAGAAAAATCTGATGAAGAATATATTACTTTAATGACCGAACTTTTTTCAAAGATCAAAGCAGGTGAGACAGAAGATATTGAAGGTGTCTACGGAAGTATGGTACAAGATATTCAAAAATTGAATGAGTTTGCAGTAAATCATAAATATGAAATAGTGGTTCATACAAAAGGAGGAATTGAAATAAAAGAATTTATGTAAAATCTTATCTTTGTTGAATTGCTAAATTGTAAAAAACAATCTATTTTTAGAGCTTACCTAAAAAATAAACACCAAAATTATTAAAATAGCATAAAATTATAAATTATGAATGATTCTCAAGAATTATTAAAGCAAATTAATTGGTTTTTAGACCCTGTAGCCGATTTTATTCTCTTTTTGTTCACAACAAGAACAGGATATATTTTATTACTGATTTTTTTAATATTGTATCTGATATTTACAGTAATGAATGCTGTAAAAGTAAGACGTTTGGCTCATGAAGCAATAAGCAGAAATTTAAAAACACCTTTTCCGGAAAAGATTTATATAACTCTCAGTGAATTTGTAAAAGCATTTATGGGTATTATTTCCAAACTTCCGGTTTTACTTGCCGTATTCTTAATCCTTTTTGGTATTGTGGGGCTTTCAACTGCATTTAATACCATAGATGATTTTGTTGAAAATGAAAAACGAATAAAGGAGCTTAAAGCCGTTGTTAAAAATTTAGATAAAAGTTACATTGTTGCAAAACTTGAGATAACTGATGTTAATTATGTGAATGATACAACTTCTTTAAATATATATTATTATGATTACGCACTTGATGATTACCTGCCGGATTATCAGTCTGTAAGTATAAAAGGTAAAGATATTTATTTTTTGAATTATGTGATGAACTTTGATTATTCTGAGATTGAGACAGGAAGAAAGATTAATTTAGTATTGCCTTATAAAATCTTTAGTGAAAAAGTTTCAAAGGATGACGGAATAATGCTTCAAACTACCGATTCATCAGGAATACCTTATATCTTCCGCAGAGATAATGATGAGATATACGGACTTGATTCATTAACATATTATTCAAGACTTGAAGAAATTGCTGAATTTATGACTAATCCGGAAAAAGCAAGAAAGGAAGGCGTTAGAAGTTTTTATGCAGCTGCTCCGCATTTTATTAATCGTATCCAAAAGGGGCAAAAAATTGTTGTTTGGGTAGAGCAAACTGGCGGTTTAGTTTTGAAAAAAGAGCGATTATTTTAAGATTAGAAAATTACTTGTTTTTAAATCTAATTTCAAGTTTGAGTCCACTCCGAAAACGAAGTTTTTGGAGAATTAGAGTTAATTGAAAAAACAGAACAGTCTGATTTACAGAATTCCTTATTTTAATTAAATTCGTGAATTTGTGGCTTTTATATTTTTCGGAGCGGACTCAAGTTTTAAATTTCTAATTTCCAATTTTGCATCAACTAAAAAACGATATACAATTCTTAAAAGGTGTAGGTCCTAAAAGAGCTGAATTACTTAATCAAGAATTAAGTATTTTTAAATTTGAAGACCTTCTGCAACATTATCCTTTTCGTTATATCGACAGAACAAAGTTTTACAAAGTAAGAGAGATAAATGAGTCTTTGCCTAATATTCAATCAAAAGGAATTATCAACAACTTTCGAGAAAAAGGAGGCGGAAGAAAAAAATATTTGACTGCTGAATTTTCTGACGAAACCGGAAGTATTGAATTAATTTGGTTTAAAGGTGCAAAATGGATAAAGCAAAATCTGATATCCGGTAATGAATATATTATCTTCGGAAAACCGGCAAGATACGGCAGGAAAATAAATATAGCCCATCCTGATATTGATGATCCTAAAGAAGATAATAAAAAAATAACTTCATCATTACAAGCTGTTTATCCGTCAACAGAAAAACTTGCAAAGAAGAACGTAACTTCAAAAGTATTCAGGAAAATTATTTCAAATTTATTTGAACAAACAGGAGGTACCATTCCTGAAACTATAGCTCTTTATTTAACTGAAAAATTAAACTTACTTTCTTATCATGAGGCATTGGTAAACATTCATTTTCCACAAAATTCAGAGAAACTTAACAGAGCAATTTTCAGATTGAAATTTGAAGAATTATTTTACATACAACTAAATATTCTAAAGCATAAAATTAAACGAAAAGCATTTTTTAAAGGATATAAATTTGAAAAGGTAGGGGATTATTTTAATCAATT of Bacteroidales bacterium contains these proteins:
- a CDS encoding SAM-dependent methyltransferase, giving the protein MKGKIFLIPTTLGESDIKSVIPDNVKQIVEEINFFIVENIRAARRYIRKLSATKVIDDITFFELNKHTNANELTSFIQPTLSGNDIGIISEAGNPGIADPGADIVKIAHRKGIQVIPLVGPSSILLALISSGLNGQNFAFNGYLPVKQNEKIKKIQFLENRSKTENQSQIFMETPYRNMKMTEDILNSCRKNTLLCIAADITLDTEFIKTKTIAEWKKSVPQINKRPAIFILQAI
- a CDS encoding trypsin-like peptidase domain-containing protein, whose translation is MKKNLKEIILIIILTFTGQNYLTAQINIGGTPIGFEKKYKTLIKQNIPVFSLPKLNNEQLLLEAELNETKDQPWQFGKNIDVNIDLMRQSAVNNISSGKLYRLTIHSEYALTINLRFSKYKLPKNAVLYIYNEDKTDIIGGFTSQNNQKNKIFATGLIRGDKITIEYFEPDDANFHAELVIDRITHGFRSISNYDKGFGHSGDCNMNVACDDGTWSNEIRSACMLVTGGSGFCSGALINNTLKDGTPYILTADHCYRDPSDMVFMFNWESETCDNPIVPPEHDDLSGAQLIARYSESDFCLFEMNDEPPYDYEVYYSGWNADDSPSDSSVCIHHPKGDIKKISYDDDPTVSDYYLGYSNPPDSHWKVIWDRNTTTENGSSGSPLFDENHRIIGQLHGGYASCSNLDEPDWYGKFSYSWDMGTTPETRLKNWLDPVNYGVTKLSGYDPNVPGYDNDTQILEIISPEDYYFDINTITPIFKIRNRGNNDLNSLTINYSIDNNTLQIKNWAGCLKTGEIEDISFNEVNLLNGEHSIMVYIENPNGTEDDCNYNDTLRKSFYIYDTIFEDDFETGNSWYLTGEFQIDEPMGLGGGTSYPDPTFAYSGVNILGTDLTGLGQHPGDYENNIGFNEEYAQSPVIDCTNFENTMLSFYRYIGIDSDKFDNVSIEINATDSSKTIWTNSSIQITDTIWMKQEFDISDIADGNKILIRFITGPTNHAEQYCGWNIDDLMVSGTSAGNYDTVMTSNIQIYPNPARNYFYIEINDIIENDAVVTISDISGKVIYNKVFSQQEIKTVETDYIRNLIIIENVTAHIGLYIVNIKTSTNSYSKKIALM
- a CDS encoding MBL fold metallo-hydrolase, with translation MKITFLGTGTSQGVPLIGCTCEVCKSNDSKDKRLRSSVLICVNGKNIIIDAGPDFRQQMLRENITQLDAILLTHEHKDHIGGLDDVRAFNYIQKKPMDIYAETRVIDLLQSRDFAYVVERKDYPGIPKMEFHSITEKSFNINGITIIPVRGLHMLLPVLGFRINKFAYITDMNYISPEERNKLKGLDVLVINALRKKKHVSHFNLEEALEVIEDVKPNKAYLTHISHKLGFYETFKNELPENVFPAYDGLQDLII
- the lipB gene encoding lipoyl(octanoyl) transferase LipB, whose product is MAEKILFNELGIIRYEEAYRIQNLIFNKKISNKNNEIKNNLEVLICEHPHVYTIGKSGNENNLLIDDAFLRKVDATYFKTDRGGDITYHGPGQLVVYPVIDLDDCQIGIKEYIYRLEYLIIDVLKEYGLTGELSKGNIGVWLDVGKQNERKLCSIGVKVSRGVTMHGLALNVNTDLSYFNHINPCGYINKGVTSIKNELGKETDLNEVVGLIKKGFNKLF
- a CDS encoding indolepyruvate ferredoxin oxidoreductase: MNKLLLLGDEAIAQAAIDGGMSGVYAYPGTPSTEITEYIQRNKTAKEKNIHSEWSTNEKTAMESAIGMSYAGKRSMVCMKHVGLNVAADAFMNSAITGVNGGMLIVVADDPSMHSSQNEQDSRYFADFALIPILEPSNQQEAYDMIYGGFELSEKFNTPIMVRITTRLAHSRASITRKAQIDENKNSLPSDLKQFVLLPAIARKNYKTLIGNQVHFENSSEQSSYNQYFEGKDKSLGIIAAGISFNYLIENYEDRNVPYPVLKIGQYPLPSDSVRKIYEECDKILILEDGYPFIENKLTGVLGDKKIKGRLTGDLPRDGELNPNFVAVALGLEEPIIVSKPDVLQNRPPSLCPGCGHTDVFIALNEVMADYGSGRVFSDIGCYTLAALPPLNAVNSCVDMGASITMAKGAADAGMKHVIAFIGDSTFTHSGMTGLLDCVYEKTPITVIISDNDTTAMTGGQASHAEHMLQQICKGLGVEEGHIRSFIPLKKNHDEALKILREEIEYEGVSVIIPHRECVRTLEKKHKLKAKIKKMK